A genomic window from Salvia hispanica cultivar TCC Black 2014 chromosome 5, UniMelb_Shisp_WGS_1.0, whole genome shotgun sequence includes:
- the LOC125188251 gene encoding uncharacterized protein LOC125188251 isoform X1 translates to MLSTEIPPSDLCGSDERASDDNQHQLGVDLFKPGLDYNNPPPNFSIRDYVFNTRGKDIKNNWPFSQKNLQLCLKHGVKDVLPPFHSLGSVTNPTIDQQHAVDSLRYSDVKYPPSCDHGFRKRPALNIENIDSSECEEDKEFPSTTTSQSCSDVNYVPPIRNNCSGPEARYLRSEKPGFAVRESKKAESSIQSPVKKCRLVVKLNNISEPRLIEDSAVVSETMASKVCPVCKTFSSSSNTTLNAHIDQCLSGESTIKWKTNSKVIKHRIKPRKTRMMVDIYETALCCTLEDLDKRNGTNWASNKGLLQPQDLEVPGEEEENKKTYLPLEVEHLNQEGAVYIDSSGTKLRILSKLNNPPSKTNVNDSGGCKLAKRDKGNQLLLSKKKKKKKRKKHTVQRLDVQKNSVDGQGSCSPIPDQLCDCPPHGPKTCYPRTEVSDDHPKVYSSEGQKEDDPTKSPIASKHMKSDDFGMIKQWVGSKRTGLKKKIKINLELENQCPDKKSVSSLGDRENSAPISSISSDENHVLPPQVLKRKENLCRSVEGWTELLCLRKGPGIPSARSEQITEKKNHLMSSKFNVKQSRRVSTSVHDHLVDPPNRGQNHTPSRSIKRTGISSSPTVKKDSSFLGPSGSQYRTLSSESKTATHPRKMSLGRAMSSGGKKFSSLKTKLMSGRNASGAELKKNLGGDLSFFKKPRLHCNSRTGDEAVVSQPIFHAENNLVGETATLMEKNCGDPSMNRTRVLKLRKRIGRFLNTGERDMTSKGSKTSHEFDSHDVGKKIDSFISVSVPFDTSSVLEEEAEMIDDTVCEPAETEREAFVSFSKSLDSPFPGLSGSNVESVAQYYRKAYDGHCPSELVFLADQEMFCADNVGKNLVTPDSRELTEMDGDEAQGNYFVDVDPIPIPGPPGSFLPSPGRMGSEELLGHSSLTTCRIQSSDDGHKVVDMDSSDSPISAMSTVSNSITGRSSSLSTTNLSAQSQVTEERNNPVVEGSPLEQIDNGEKELNFVKTKANLMLPEVNSVVQNIQPCCCSRKDASLHGGSMDHQELQTVRRRTMTPLSVLAQEKEIKYDAKNEIHCIDVRAETLSEKEPPLPVMGKDVANSPIGYTHHPETMFRDCEFPSPSTSNPVLRLMGKNLTVVNKDDNLPSHSSMTIEPPGVRLCVENARIRQNQPNSFHHMFLPGPSPMFDNIQGDVPANHFDFKSSDPFKIPTNYRSSCHPSTAMHPTINTHEYGRGFSLVRPETCDIEKVSTQKADSCVGRRKEIIIIDDDDSPESEGVEAAHWPLNMEPTLFPTESRHVNPFPSQMRVNHHSFNGSPMVATVVPPSKGIDGNIGKRNCTTEGSSVPHSNSSAAPLPSLAHSRSLYYSHGFL, encoded by the exons ATGTTATCCACTGAAATCCCTCCTTCAGATCTCTGTGGCAGTGATGAGAGGGCATCTGATGATAATCAGCACCAGCTAGGGGTAGATCTGTTCAAGCCAGGCCTTGATTACAACAACCCACCTCCCAACTTCTCCATAAG GGATTATGTATTCAATACAAGGGGCAAAGATATCAAGAATAACTGGCCATTCTCTCAGAAGAATTTGCAGCTTTGTTTGAAGCATGGAGTCAAGGATGTGTTGCCTCCTTTCCATTCTCTCGGTTCTGTGACAAACCCAACTATAGACCAACAACATGCAGTTGATAGTTTAAGGTATTCTGATGTGAAATATCCTCCGTCGTGTGACCATGGTTTTCGCAAAAGGCCAGCTCTGAACATTGAGAACATCGACTCCAGTGAATGTGAAGAGGATAAAGAATTCCCATCAACCACAACTAGCCAATCATGCTCTGATGTAAATTATGTTCCCCCAATCAGAAATAATTGCTCGGGACCAGAAGCTAGATATCTGCGGAGTGAGAAGCCCGGGTTTGCAGTTCGAGAGTCCAAGAAGGCTGAAAGTTCCATTCAAAGCCCAGTTAAAAAGTGCAGATTGGTTGTCAAGTTAAACAATATTTCTGAACCGAGATTAATCGAAGATTCTGCCGTGGTTTCAGAAACAATGGCTTCAAAAGTGTGCCCCGTGTGCAAGACATTTTCGTCGTCTTCTAACACCACTTTGAATGCCCACATAGATCAATGCCTTTCTGGTGAGTCCACGATCAAATGGAAGACAAATTCTAAAGTGATCAAGCATAGAATAAAACCAAGGAAAACAAGAATGATGGTGGACATATATGAAACAGCGCTATGCTGTACACTGGAGGATCTTGAtaaaagaaatggaacaaaCTGGGCTTCAAATAAGGGCCTTCTTCAACCTCAGGATCTGGAGGTGCCCggtgaggaggaggagaacaAGAAAACATATTTGCCACTTGAAGTTGAACACCTCAACCAGGAAGGTGCTGTGTATATTGACTCAAGTGGTACTAAACTTCGAATTCTATCAAAGCTCAACAACCCACCTTCAAAGACAAATGTTAATGATTCTGGAGGATGCAAGTTGGCCAAAAGAGATAAAGGAAACCAATTGCTTCTGagtaagaagaagaaaaagaagaagagaaagaagcaTACTGTCCAGAGACTTGACGTTCAGAAGAATTCTGTTGATGGCCAAGGAAGCTGCTCTCCCATTCCTGATCAACTTTGCGACTGCCCTCCACATGGTCCGAAAACTTGCTATCCCAGGACTGAG GTTAGTGATGATCATCCGAAGGTATATTCCTCTGAAGGTCAGAAGGAGGATGATCCTACAAAGTCCCCCATAGCATCTAAACATATGAAGTCCGATGATTTTGGAATGATTAAACAGTGGGTAGGCTCCAAGCGTACTGGTCTAAAAAAGAAGATCAAGATCAATCTTGAACTTGAAAATCAGTGTCCAGATAAAAAAAGTGTTTCGTCGCTTGGTGATAGAGAAAATAGTGCCCCTATATCCTCAATTTCATCCGATGAAAATCATGTGTTACCTCCTCAAGTCCTCAAAAGAAAGGAAAACCTTTGCAGATCTGTTGAAGGATGGACAGAACTACTTTGTTTAAGAAAGGGACCTGGAATTCCCTCAGCCAGATCTGAACAAAtaactgaaaagaaaaatcatttGATGTCCTCCAAATTCAATGTTAAGCAGTCGAGAAGAGTCAGCACATCAGTTCATGATCACCTTGTGGATCCTCCAAATCGTGGACAAAATCACACCCCTTCTCGCAGTATTAAGAGAACTGGGATAAGCAGCAGTCCAACTGTGAAAAAGGACAGCTCTTTTCTTGGCCCAAGCGGCTCCCAGTATCGTACTCTTTCTTCTGAAAGCAAGACAGCTACACATCCAAGAAAAATGTCGTTGGGCCGTGCAATGTCATCTGGAGGTAAGAAATTTTCTTCCTTGAAGACAAAGCTGATGTCTGGGCGGAATGCATCTGGTGCAGAACTGAAGAAGAATTTGGGGGGagatctttcatttttcaagaaaCCTAGGCTGCATTGCAATTCTCGAACAGGTGATGAGGCAGTAGTCTCACAGCCTATATTTCATGCAGAAAATAATCTGGTGGGTGAGACTGCAACTCTAATGGAGAAGAACTGTGGCGATCCATCAATGAATAGAACTAGGGTTTTAAAACTTCGGAAGAGAATAGGGAGATTTTTGAACACAGGTGAAAGAGACATGACGTCCAAGGGCTCTAAGACATCACACGAGTTTGATAGTCATGAtgttgggaaaaaaattgattcttTTATCAGTGTCAGTGTTCCATTTGATACATCCAGTGTTTTAGAAGAAGAGGCTGAAATGATAGATGATACTGTTTGTGAGCCAGCTGAAACTGAAAGAGAAGCTTTTGTTTCCTTTAGCAAATCTTTGGATTCGCCTTTCCCTGGACTATCTGGTTCAAATGTTGAATCCGTTGCACAATATTATAGGAAAGCATATGATGGGCATTGCCCAAGTGAGCTAGTATTCCTTGCAGACCAAGAGATGTTTTGTGCAGACAATGTTGGCAAGAACTTGGTTACTCCTGATAGTCGCGAGCTAACGGAAATGGATGGTGATGAAGCACAAGGAAACTACTTTGTTGATGTAGATCCAATTCCCATACCGGGACCACCGGGCTCCTTTTTGCCAAGTCCTGGGCGTATGGGCTCAGAAGAACTATTGGGACATTCGTCGCTGACCACTTGCAGGATACAATCTTCTGATGATGGGCACAAAGTTGTTGATATGGATTCATCGGATTCTCCCATTTCTGCAATGTCAACAGTGTCAAATTCCATTACTGGAAGATCTAGTTCGTTATCCACCACTAACTTATCTGCACAATCCCAGGTCACAGAAGAGAGGAACAATCCTGTAGTAGAAGGTTCTCCACTCGAGCAGATTGACAATGGAGAAAAAGAGCTTAACTTTGTCAAGACGAAGGCCAACTTGATGTTACCTGAAGTGAACAGTGTAGTCCAGAATATCCAGCCATGCTGTTGCTCTAGGAAGGACGCCTCGCTGCATGGTGGTTCTATGGATCATCAAGAGTTGCAAACTGTAAGGCGGCGGACTATGACTCCTCTCTCAGTTCTTGCCCAGGAAAAGGAGATTAAATATGATGCCAAGAATGAAATCCACTGCATCGATGTAAGAGCTGAAACACTCTCTGAGAAGGAGCCGCCTCTACCTGTAATGGGGAAAGATGTGGCAAATTCACCCATAGGTTACACTCATCATCCCGAGACAATGTTCCGAGATTGTGAGTTTCCGAGTCCCTCTACATCAAATCCTGTCCTGAGACTAATGGGGAAAAACTTAACGGTGGTGAATAAAGATGATAATCTGCCTAGCCATTCGAGTATGACGATAGAGCCTCCCGGTGTGAGGTTATGCGTTGAAAATGCCAGAATTAGACAGAATCAGCCCAACTCCTTTCACCACATGTTTTTACCAGGCCCTTCTCCCATGTTTGACAACATACAAGGCGACGTTCCTGCAAACCACTTTGATTTCAAATCATCTGATCCTTTCAAGATTCCTACTAACTATAGGTCGTCTTGTCATCCGTCAACAGCCATGCATCCGACCATAAACACCCATGAATATGGCCGTGGGTTCAGTTTGGTCAGACCAGAAACATGTGATATTGAGAAAGTCAGTACACAGAAGGCAGATTCTTGTGTTGGCAGACGCAAGGAAATAATCATCATAGATGACGATGACTCACCTGAAAGCGAAGGGGTCGAAGCAGCACATTGGCCGTTAAACATGGAGCCAACGTTGTTTCCTACTGAGTCGAGGCATGTGAACCCTTTCCCCAGCCAGATGAGGGTGAATCATCATTCCTTCAATGGATCTCCAATGGTTGCCACCGTGGTTCCACCTTCCAAGGGAATCGATGGAAATATAGGTAAACGGAATTGTACAACAGAAGGCTCAAGCGTGCCGCATTCAAACTCTTCAGCTGCCCCGTTGCCCTCATTGGCGCACTCTCGGTCCTTGTATTACTCCCATGGATTCTTGTGA
- the LOC125188251 gene encoding uncharacterized protein LOC125188251 isoform X2, whose amino-acid sequence MDYVFNTRGKDIKNNWPFSQKNLQLCLKHGVKDVLPPFHSLGSVTNPTIDQQHAVDSLRYSDVKYPPSCDHGFRKRPALNIENIDSSECEEDKEFPSTTTSQSCSDVNYVPPIRNNCSGPEARYLRSEKPGFAVRESKKAESSIQSPVKKCRLVVKLNNISEPRLIEDSAVVSETMASKVCPVCKTFSSSSNTTLNAHIDQCLSGESTIKWKTNSKVIKHRIKPRKTRMMVDIYETALCCTLEDLDKRNGTNWASNKGLLQPQDLEVPGEEEENKKTYLPLEVEHLNQEGAVYIDSSGTKLRILSKLNNPPSKTNVNDSGGCKLAKRDKGNQLLLSKKKKKKKRKKHTVQRLDVQKNSVDGQGSCSPIPDQLCDCPPHGPKTCYPRTEVSDDHPKVYSSEGQKEDDPTKSPIASKHMKSDDFGMIKQWVGSKRTGLKKKIKINLELENQCPDKKSVSSLGDRENSAPISSISSDENHVLPPQVLKRKENLCRSVEGWTELLCLRKGPGIPSARSEQITEKKNHLMSSKFNVKQSRRVSTSVHDHLVDPPNRGQNHTPSRSIKRTGISSSPTVKKDSSFLGPSGSQYRTLSSESKTATHPRKMSLGRAMSSGGKKFSSLKTKLMSGRNASGAELKKNLGGDLSFFKKPRLHCNSRTGDEAVVSQPIFHAENNLVGETATLMEKNCGDPSMNRTRVLKLRKRIGRFLNTGERDMTSKGSKTSHEFDSHDVGKKIDSFISVSVPFDTSSVLEEEAEMIDDTVCEPAETEREAFVSFSKSLDSPFPGLSGSNVESVAQYYRKAYDGHCPSELVFLADQEMFCADNVGKNLVTPDSRELTEMDGDEAQGNYFVDVDPIPIPGPPGSFLPSPGRMGSEELLGHSSLTTCRIQSSDDGHKVVDMDSSDSPISAMSTVSNSITGRSSSLSTTNLSAQSQVTEERNNPVVEGSPLEQIDNGEKELNFVKTKANLMLPEVNSVVQNIQPCCCSRKDASLHGGSMDHQELQTVRRRTMTPLSVLAQEKEIKYDAKNEIHCIDVRAETLSEKEPPLPVMGKDVANSPIGYTHHPETMFRDCEFPSPSTSNPVLRLMGKNLTVVNKDDNLPSHSSMTIEPPGVRLCVENARIRQNQPNSFHHMFLPGPSPMFDNIQGDVPANHFDFKSSDPFKIPTNYRSSCHPSTAMHPTINTHEYGRGFSLVRPETCDIEKVSTQKADSCVGRRKEIIIIDDDDSPESEGVEAAHWPLNMEPTLFPTESRHVNPFPSQMRVNHHSFNGSPMVATVVPPSKGIDGNIGKRNCTTEGSSVPHSNSSAAPLPSLAHSRSLYYSHGFL is encoded by the exons AT GGATTATGTATTCAATACAAGGGGCAAAGATATCAAGAATAACTGGCCATTCTCTCAGAAGAATTTGCAGCTTTGTTTGAAGCATGGAGTCAAGGATGTGTTGCCTCCTTTCCATTCTCTCGGTTCTGTGACAAACCCAACTATAGACCAACAACATGCAGTTGATAGTTTAAGGTATTCTGATGTGAAATATCCTCCGTCGTGTGACCATGGTTTTCGCAAAAGGCCAGCTCTGAACATTGAGAACATCGACTCCAGTGAATGTGAAGAGGATAAAGAATTCCCATCAACCACAACTAGCCAATCATGCTCTGATGTAAATTATGTTCCCCCAATCAGAAATAATTGCTCGGGACCAGAAGCTAGATATCTGCGGAGTGAGAAGCCCGGGTTTGCAGTTCGAGAGTCCAAGAAGGCTGAAAGTTCCATTCAAAGCCCAGTTAAAAAGTGCAGATTGGTTGTCAAGTTAAACAATATTTCTGAACCGAGATTAATCGAAGATTCTGCCGTGGTTTCAGAAACAATGGCTTCAAAAGTGTGCCCCGTGTGCAAGACATTTTCGTCGTCTTCTAACACCACTTTGAATGCCCACATAGATCAATGCCTTTCTGGTGAGTCCACGATCAAATGGAAGACAAATTCTAAAGTGATCAAGCATAGAATAAAACCAAGGAAAACAAGAATGATGGTGGACATATATGAAACAGCGCTATGCTGTACACTGGAGGATCTTGAtaaaagaaatggaacaaaCTGGGCTTCAAATAAGGGCCTTCTTCAACCTCAGGATCTGGAGGTGCCCggtgaggaggaggagaacaAGAAAACATATTTGCCACTTGAAGTTGAACACCTCAACCAGGAAGGTGCTGTGTATATTGACTCAAGTGGTACTAAACTTCGAATTCTATCAAAGCTCAACAACCCACCTTCAAAGACAAATGTTAATGATTCTGGAGGATGCAAGTTGGCCAAAAGAGATAAAGGAAACCAATTGCTTCTGagtaagaagaagaaaaagaagaagagaaagaagcaTACTGTCCAGAGACTTGACGTTCAGAAGAATTCTGTTGATGGCCAAGGAAGCTGCTCTCCCATTCCTGATCAACTTTGCGACTGCCCTCCACATGGTCCGAAAACTTGCTATCCCAGGACTGAG GTTAGTGATGATCATCCGAAGGTATATTCCTCTGAAGGTCAGAAGGAGGATGATCCTACAAAGTCCCCCATAGCATCTAAACATATGAAGTCCGATGATTTTGGAATGATTAAACAGTGGGTAGGCTCCAAGCGTACTGGTCTAAAAAAGAAGATCAAGATCAATCTTGAACTTGAAAATCAGTGTCCAGATAAAAAAAGTGTTTCGTCGCTTGGTGATAGAGAAAATAGTGCCCCTATATCCTCAATTTCATCCGATGAAAATCATGTGTTACCTCCTCAAGTCCTCAAAAGAAAGGAAAACCTTTGCAGATCTGTTGAAGGATGGACAGAACTACTTTGTTTAAGAAAGGGACCTGGAATTCCCTCAGCCAGATCTGAACAAAtaactgaaaagaaaaatcatttGATGTCCTCCAAATTCAATGTTAAGCAGTCGAGAAGAGTCAGCACATCAGTTCATGATCACCTTGTGGATCCTCCAAATCGTGGACAAAATCACACCCCTTCTCGCAGTATTAAGAGAACTGGGATAAGCAGCAGTCCAACTGTGAAAAAGGACAGCTCTTTTCTTGGCCCAAGCGGCTCCCAGTATCGTACTCTTTCTTCTGAAAGCAAGACAGCTACACATCCAAGAAAAATGTCGTTGGGCCGTGCAATGTCATCTGGAGGTAAGAAATTTTCTTCCTTGAAGACAAAGCTGATGTCTGGGCGGAATGCATCTGGTGCAGAACTGAAGAAGAATTTGGGGGGagatctttcatttttcaagaaaCCTAGGCTGCATTGCAATTCTCGAACAGGTGATGAGGCAGTAGTCTCACAGCCTATATTTCATGCAGAAAATAATCTGGTGGGTGAGACTGCAACTCTAATGGAGAAGAACTGTGGCGATCCATCAATGAATAGAACTAGGGTTTTAAAACTTCGGAAGAGAATAGGGAGATTTTTGAACACAGGTGAAAGAGACATGACGTCCAAGGGCTCTAAGACATCACACGAGTTTGATAGTCATGAtgttgggaaaaaaattgattcttTTATCAGTGTCAGTGTTCCATTTGATACATCCAGTGTTTTAGAAGAAGAGGCTGAAATGATAGATGATACTGTTTGTGAGCCAGCTGAAACTGAAAGAGAAGCTTTTGTTTCCTTTAGCAAATCTTTGGATTCGCCTTTCCCTGGACTATCTGGTTCAAATGTTGAATCCGTTGCACAATATTATAGGAAAGCATATGATGGGCATTGCCCAAGTGAGCTAGTATTCCTTGCAGACCAAGAGATGTTTTGTGCAGACAATGTTGGCAAGAACTTGGTTACTCCTGATAGTCGCGAGCTAACGGAAATGGATGGTGATGAAGCACAAGGAAACTACTTTGTTGATGTAGATCCAATTCCCATACCGGGACCACCGGGCTCCTTTTTGCCAAGTCCTGGGCGTATGGGCTCAGAAGAACTATTGGGACATTCGTCGCTGACCACTTGCAGGATACAATCTTCTGATGATGGGCACAAAGTTGTTGATATGGATTCATCGGATTCTCCCATTTCTGCAATGTCAACAGTGTCAAATTCCATTACTGGAAGATCTAGTTCGTTATCCACCACTAACTTATCTGCACAATCCCAGGTCACAGAAGAGAGGAACAATCCTGTAGTAGAAGGTTCTCCACTCGAGCAGATTGACAATGGAGAAAAAGAGCTTAACTTTGTCAAGACGAAGGCCAACTTGATGTTACCTGAAGTGAACAGTGTAGTCCAGAATATCCAGCCATGCTGTTGCTCTAGGAAGGACGCCTCGCTGCATGGTGGTTCTATGGATCATCAAGAGTTGCAAACTGTAAGGCGGCGGACTATGACTCCTCTCTCAGTTCTTGCCCAGGAAAAGGAGATTAAATATGATGCCAAGAATGAAATCCACTGCATCGATGTAAGAGCTGAAACACTCTCTGAGAAGGAGCCGCCTCTACCTGTAATGGGGAAAGATGTGGCAAATTCACCCATAGGTTACACTCATCATCCCGAGACAATGTTCCGAGATTGTGAGTTTCCGAGTCCCTCTACATCAAATCCTGTCCTGAGACTAATGGGGAAAAACTTAACGGTGGTGAATAAAGATGATAATCTGCCTAGCCATTCGAGTATGACGATAGAGCCTCCCGGTGTGAGGTTATGCGTTGAAAATGCCAGAATTAGACAGAATCAGCCCAACTCCTTTCACCACATGTTTTTACCAGGCCCTTCTCCCATGTTTGACAACATACAAGGCGACGTTCCTGCAAACCACTTTGATTTCAAATCATCTGATCCTTTCAAGATTCCTACTAACTATAGGTCGTCTTGTCATCCGTCAACAGCCATGCATCCGACCATAAACACCCATGAATATGGCCGTGGGTTCAGTTTGGTCAGACCAGAAACATGTGATATTGAGAAAGTCAGTACACAGAAGGCAGATTCTTGTGTTGGCAGACGCAAGGAAATAATCATCATAGATGACGATGACTCACCTGAAAGCGAAGGGGTCGAAGCAGCACATTGGCCGTTAAACATGGAGCCAACGTTGTTTCCTACTGAGTCGAGGCATGTGAACCCTTTCCCCAGCCAGATGAGGGTGAATCATCATTCCTTCAATGGATCTCCAATGGTTGCCACCGTGGTTCCACCTTCCAAGGGAATCGATGGAAATATAGGTAAACGGAATTGTACAACAGAAGGCTCAAGCGTGCCGCATTCAAACTCTTCAGCTGCCCCGTTGCCCTCATTGGCGCACTCTCGGTCCTTGTATTACTCCCATGGATTCTTGTGA